The bacterium region ACCGCGGATGGACTTGTGGAGCGCGGAGATGACGTTGTGGTGCTCCTCGCCGTTCTTGTCGTAGAGGAGGTGCGACCGCTGGAGAACGTCGTTGATGCGGGCAACGGTGACCGCTCCACCTCCGCTGCTCGCCGCTTCGAGCGTGTTGAGCGCCATACGCGCGTCGCCGTTCGCCATGCGCGCGATGTGGACGAGTACCTCATCTGCGACCGCGAGCTGCTGCGTGCCGAGACCGCGCACGCGATCGGCGAGCGCAGCACGGAGGAGCTGCACGATCGCCGCTTCGGGAAGTCGCGCGAGGACGAACACCCGCGTGCGCGAGAGGAGCGCGGCGTTGATCTCGAAACTCGGATTTTCCGTCGTCGCGCCGATGAGTGTAACGGTGCCCCGCTCCACGTGCGGGAGGAGTGCATCCTGCTGCGCCTTGTTCCACCGGTGAATCTCATCAATGAAGAGCACCGTGCGCTGGCCGAGCCGTCTCCCCTCCTCCGCACGCGCGACGTGCACACGGAGATCGCTGCGTCCGCTCTCCGTTGCGGATATCTGGATGAACTCGGCTGCAGTTGCCGCCGCGATGATCGTCGCGAGTGTCGTCTTGCCACTCCCGGGCGGCCCCCAGAGCACCATGGAGGGCACGCGGTCCTCCACGATGGCCTGTCGGAGAAAGGTGCCGCCCCCGACGAGCTCCGTCTGTCCGACGAACTCAGCGAACGAGCGCGGACGCATACGCTCCGCGAGCGGCACGGTGGGCGATGATGACGATGGACGCGAGTGCGGTGGCATAGCGTGTCACGGTGACCCCGCTTCTCGCTGGATGACCGCACGGATGAAGTGGAGATCGGCGTAGGAGATGTCACGCGGGAGCGCCTGCTTGACCGGACTGAGTGCGTCGAGAACGCCAACCTGCGCGAACGCCGCGCGGATCGTCCGCTCGCGGTCTTCGGGAACGAACGCGCGCACGTCTTCAACCGGAATGCGCCCATCGCGAACGCACTGTGCGAGGTGCGCGACGATGGTCTGCTCCGTGAGCGCACGGTGCGTCGCGATGCGCGCGACCGACCAGCTCTGCCGGTAGTACGCGAGCGTTTCGGAGACGGTGTCGGAGTCGGATGCGAAGGAGCGTTTCGCCGCCGCTCCCTTCGTGGTGGGAGACGGGTAGTCGGCCATGCGCGACACGAGATTGTACTCCGCAGCGTGACGCGCGATTGTCGCGAGCATCGCGGTGCCAAACCGCTGCGCGCGATGCGTACCGATGCCGGAAATACGGAGGAGCTCATCTGGCGTGTGCGGAAGGTACGCGGCGAGGTCTGCGAGCACCTTATCCGAGCAGATGACGTACGGTGGAACGCCGTCGTTCCGCGCTTCTCCCGCGCGCCACGCGCGAAGTGCGTCGAAGAGCTCCGCGTCATACTCGGCCTCATGCTCTACCGCGCGTGCACGGCGCACGCGCGCGAGCACGCGCTCCTCGCCGCGGAGCACCGTCGCCGCGCGCTCCGCCAGTCGGAGCACCGGATATTTCCCGGATTCCTGTGCAAGGAAGCCACGATCTATACACGTATCAATGAGGTCACGGATAGCGGACCGCGGACGACCGCGAAGTGCACCAAAGGTTGGGTGCTGTGCAAACCGTGCGACGTCCGCGGCTGCGGACCCCGCGAGCACCTGCGCGAGCTTGCCTGCGCCCACGGGGAATCCGCCTCGCTCGATGTGCGCGACCGCCGCGAGCACGCGCTGGGCGTCCTCCGTCACATCGTGCTCATCGAGATGCTCGGTCTGACACGCATCGCATCGGTCCCCGCACGTCCACCCGTTTCGCTCCTCGCCAAAGTAGCTGAGGATCGCCGCGTGCCGACACTCGACGGTGCGCATGAACCGCACGATGCGTTCGAGCTGGCGGTGCATACGTGCGCGTTCGTCCTCCTGCTCCGCACGATCAATGAAGTACTGCTGCGTGGCGATGTCACCGTTCGCGGTGATCGCGACGCACTCCGCCGGCAGTCCGTCGCGACCGGCGCGGCCAACCTCCTGGTAGTACCCCTCGAGCGACTTTGGCATGCCCGCATGGATGACGTACCGGACGTTCGACTTATCAATGCCCATGCCGAACGCGACGGTTGCGACGATGGTCTCCACTTCGTCGTTCGCGAACGCGCGCTGGTGACGGTCGCGGAGCGTCGCGTCCATACCCGCGTGGTACGGAAGCGTCCTGAAGCCCGACTCGTTGAGGACATGGTCGAGCTCCTCTACCTTCTTGCGCGTGGCAGCGTAGATGATGCCGGCCTCACCGCGATGCCGCGCGAGGATGCGGGAGACCTGTGCGAAGAGGTCACGCTTGGGCTCGACACGGAGCGTGAGATTCGACCGCTCGAAGCTCCCGACGAGGGTCTCCATGTCCGGAACGCGGAGCTGCTCGATGATGTCGTGGCGCACCTGCGCGGTTGCAGTTGCTGTTGCCGCGACAATGGGGACGTTCGGGAACTGCTCGCGGAGACGGCTGAGCTGCCGGTACTCCGGACGGAACTCGTGCCCCCACTCGGAGATGCAGTGCGCTTCATCCACCGCGATGAGCGAGACGCGATCGAGCTTATGGAGGAAATCCTGAAACCGATCCGTGAAAAAACCCTCCGGTGCAATGTAGAGGAGGTCGAGCTCACCGCGCACGGCACTGCGACACACGCCATCACGCTCACCGCTCGTGAGCGTTGAGTTGAGCACCGCAGCGCGCACGCCCGCCGCGCGGAGGGCGTCCACCTGATCCCGCATGAGCGAGATGAGCGGCGAGAACACGATCGCGAGGCCGGCACGCGCAATCGCCGGAACCTGGTACACGAGCGACTTCCCACCACCCGTCGGCAATACCACGAGTACCGATCGTCCCTGCATGATGAGCTCAATCGCCTCCCGCTGGTACGGCCGAAACGTCTCGTACCCGAACACGTTTCGAAGGATGTCCTGTGGTTGTGCGGTGACAGCGTGCTGCATAGCAATACCGATCATGAAGTACCATTACCAACCTGCACATACTCCCGCCATACGTCGTAGAGGGCTTTCGTAGCGCGAATATCGCGAGCGTTGTAGCGTGCGATGTCGAGGAAGTCGCCGCGGCGGAAGTACTCCCCCACCTCGCTACCATCCATGCCGTCCTTGGGGGTCTCAATGCCAAACGCGCGACAGTAGAGGTGCAGTGAGTGGCGCCGGAACGTCGCGCCGTAGAACGTGAGCTGCTCCTTGAGGTCCACATGCTGCGCATTGGCAGCGCACTGGTAGAGATACCGCCCGCGCATGAGGTCCTTCGTCGGCTTGATCCGATGCACCGCAGAACGAATCATGAGGTACGGAACATCAAACGACCGGCCATTGAACGTGACGAACGTCTGTGCGTACCGCGCGATCTCCCAGAACTTCGCCAGGATCCCCGCCTCATCCATCGCCTCGTACTTCACGTCA contains the following coding sequences:
- a CDS encoding ribonuclease H-like domain-containing protein codes for the protein MKTLIFDIETIGERWEDLDEQTRGVVEKAVGRKAEERGLDMEVLLAQEQEELGLSPLTGEIVSVGVLDAETEKGAVYFRAPGADVAPFEEDDVKYEAMDEAGILAKFWEIARYAQTFVTFNGRSFDVPYLMIRSAVHRIKPTKDLMRGRYLYQCAANAQHVDLKEQLTFYGATFRRHSLHLYCRAFGIETPKDGMDGSEVGEYFRRGDFLDIARYNARDIRATKALYDVWREYVQVGNGTS
- the recQ gene encoding DNA helicase RecQ, encoding MQHAVTAQPQDILRNVFGYETFRPYQREAIELIMQGRSVLVVLPTGGGKSLVYQVPAIARAGLAIVFSPLISLMRDQVDALRAAGVRAAVLNSTLTSGERDGVCRSAVRGELDLLYIAPEGFFTDRFQDFLHKLDRVSLIAVDEAHCISEWGHEFRPEYRQLSRLREQFPNVPIVAATATATAQVRHDIIEQLRVPDMETLVGSFERSNLTLRVEPKRDLFAQVSRILARHRGEAGIIYAATRKKVEELDHVLNESGFRTLPYHAGMDATLRDRHQRAFANDEVETIVATVAFGMGIDKSNVRYVIHAGMPKSLEGYYQEVGRAGRDGLPAECVAITANGDIATQQYFIDRAEQEDERARMHRQLERIVRFMRTVECRHAAILSYFGEERNGWTCGDRCDACQTEHLDEHDVTEDAQRVLAAVAHIERGGFPVGAGKLAQVLAGSAAADVARFAQHPTFGALRGRPRSAIRDLIDTCIDRGFLAQESGKYPVLRLAERAATVLRGEERVLARVRRARAVEHEAEYDAELFDALRAWRAGEARNDGVPPYVICSDKVLADLAAYLPHTPDELLRISGIGTHRAQRFGTAMLATIARHAAEYNLVSRMADYPSPTTKGAAAKRSFASDSDTVSETLAYYRQSWSVARIATHRALTEQTIVAHLAQCVRDGRIPVEDVRAFVPEDRERTIRAAFAQVGVLDALSPVKQALPRDISYADLHFIRAVIQREAGSP
- a CDS encoding replication-associated recombination protein A; amino-acid sequence: MPPHSRPSSSSPTVPLAERMRPRSFAEFVGQTELVGGGTFLRQAIVEDRVPSMVLWGPPGSGKTTLATIIAAATAAEFIQISATESGRSDLRVHVARAEEGRRLGQRTVLFIDEIHRWNKAQQDALLPHVERGTVTLIGATTENPSFEINAALLSRTRVFVLARLPEAAIVQLLRAALADRVRGLGTQQLAVADEVLVHIARMANGDARMALNTLEAASSGGGAVTVARINDVLQRSHLLYDKNGEEHHNVISALHKSIRGGDADASVYWLARMLEGGEDPVYVARRLVRAAAEDIGLANPSALILANAVFDACHRIGMPECSVHLAELVIYLAKSKKDASAYFAYQRAVADVRARGNLPVPLHIRNAPTKLMEDLGYGKGYRYGHTQDDRDQTYLPPELQGTHYM